In one Candidatus Eremiobacterota bacterium genomic region, the following are encoded:
- a CDS encoding MFS transporter: MVHSNDLVQKSPEYKFELRRLVNWLPLGMMYAAFYMSRYNFTVTNPALCKEFGWSNAQIGGVISLSLLVYGLSVFLNGPIADKIGGKKAILIGCIGALVFNLLFAAGVCFRIFSWDKAPWVGLLTYFSVIWAFNMYFQSFGALSVVKVNASWFSISERGIFAGLFGAMIQFGRILAVPVGGVILATSSWEWVHVVPAIVLGLIGLLTLLVVKDTPEELGFPRQDEVLVVEEKEESPSLGAILKTILLNPTMLIITGAMMATGLIRHSLEQWAPKYFIDVHGVSSDSMIFILAFAGQVMIGIFGAFVMGNVSDRYFQSRRGPVTAIAYFVQAFLLLAFALLKPGPWLAAIILMLFYFFLNGCHGLIAGTASMDFGGRKAAATAAGLLDGSQYLVGSIAGIGMGMLLDRFGWGAWSWSIIIFALIAGALMATRWNVLPPRAKKQELVVCRKCEASYHINDESCSQCGEANPEITLKKIVLMSKEAFNTAIFSIFMFLFPLIILISKVLGGIVKPETRSDSVNSVLIFAFLGILIGLLAYNRSIAARRLIELKNMGTQYLEIVKPSSSLAKAALILSGIATVYGFIWLQKCL, translated from the coding sequence ATGGTTCACTCCAATGATCTTGTGCAAAAAAGTCCGGAATATAAGTTTGAGCTCCGACGACTTGTGAACTGGCTCCCGCTTGGGATGATGTACGCGGCTTTTTATATGAGCCGCTATAATTTTACGGTGACCAACCCCGCACTCTGCAAAGAATTTGGATGGTCAAATGCGCAGATCGGCGGTGTTATCTCCCTGTCCCTGCTGGTCTATGGGCTGAGCGTTTTCCTCAATGGTCCGATTGCGGACAAGATAGGGGGGAAAAAAGCCATTCTCATCGGCTGCATCGGGGCGCTGGTTTTTAACCTGCTGTTCGCCGCCGGGGTATGCTTCAGGATTTTCAGCTGGGATAAAGCCCCCTGGGTCGGGCTTCTTACCTATTTTTCCGTGATATGGGCATTTAACATGTATTTCCAGAGCTTTGGAGCCCTCTCGGTGGTGAAGGTGAACGCATCATGGTTTTCAATTTCCGAGAGAGGCATATTTGCCGGTCTTTTCGGTGCCATGATCCAGTTCGGGAGAATACTTGCGGTGCCTGTAGGCGGTGTAATTCTTGCAACAAGCAGCTGGGAGTGGGTGCATGTGGTCCCCGCGATAGTTCTTGGTTTGATCGGCCTCCTCACGCTCCTGGTGGTGAAAGATACCCCCGAGGAGCTGGGATTTCCCCGCCAGGATGAAGTACTTGTTGTCGAGGAAAAGGAAGAGTCTCCCTCCCTCGGAGCCATATTGAAAACCATTCTCTTGAATCCTACGATGCTCATTATCACGGGCGCGATGATGGCAACCGGTCTTATCCGCCATTCACTGGAACAGTGGGCACCGAAATATTTCATAGACGTTCACGGCGTTTCGTCTGACTCAATGATTTTTATCCTTGCCTTCGCCGGGCAGGTGATGATTGGCATTTTCGGAGCCTTTGTGATGGGCAACGTCTCGGACAGGTATTTTCAGTCCCGCAGGGGGCCCGTCACTGCGATAGCGTATTTTGTGCAGGCTTTTCTTCTCCTGGCCTTTGCGCTCCTCAAGCCAGGCCCATGGCTCGCCGCGATCATTCTGATGCTTTTCTATTTTTTTCTCAATGGCTGCCATGGACTCATTGCAGGGACTGCAAGCATGGATTTCGGGGGGAGAAAGGCTGCGGCCACTGCCGCAGGGCTGCTGGACGGCTCCCAGTACCTGGTGGGCTCCATTGCAGGTATCGGCATGGGCATGCTTCTTGACAGGTTCGGCTGGGGCGCCTGGTCATGGAGTATCATCATATTTGCATTGATAGCAGGCGCGCTTATGGCCACAAGGTGGAATGTCCTCCCGCCAAGAGCAAAGAAACAGGAACTGGTAGTCTGCAGGAAATGCGAAGCTTCCTACCATATCAATGATGAGAGCTGCAGTCAATGCGGCGAGGCCAACCCGGAAATAACTCTGAAAAAGATAGTGCTGATGTCAAAGGAAGCTTTTAATACTGCCATATTCAGCATATTCATGTTCCTGTTCCCCCTCATCATCCTGATTTCAAAGGTTTTAGGGGGAATTGTAAAGCCTGAGACCAGGAGTGACAGCGTCAATTCCGTGCTGATTTTCGCATTTCTCGGTATTCTCATAGGTCTGCTTGCCTATAACCGCTCAATTGCCGCGAGGAGACTCATTGAATTGAAAAACATGGGAACCCAGTATCTTGAAATTGTGAAGCCATCTTCCTCATTGGCAAAGGCAGCCCTTATCCTGAGCGGCATTGCAACGGTATATGGATTTATCTGGCTGCAGAAGTGCCTTTAG
- a CDS encoding TlpA disulfide reductase family protein, whose protein sequence is MEKTVITILIALLIALAAGCAKAPGPAGASSPTTSPFSPPTPRAVLEPKGQAPAKAPDFTLHDLKGDAITLSEVYGKKAVLLVFWATWCPSCREEIPELKKLAESMKGKNFEILAVSVKESAKTLQAFAEKEAIPYRVLNDWDGQVAKQYGLVGVPTNFIIDRKGAVHYSGHALPDDPHALLEPLTK, encoded by the coding sequence ATGGAAAAAACAGTGATCACCATTCTCATCGCGCTGCTGATTGCCCTTGCCGCAGGCTGCGCAAAGGCTCCCGGGCCGGCAGGCGCTTCCTCGCCTACGACTTCCCCGTTCTCGCCGCCCACCCCGCGGGCTGTTCTGGAACCGAAAGGACAGGCTCCCGCAAAGGCCCCCGATTTTACGCTGCATGACCTGAAGGGCGACGCCATTACCCTGTCGGAAGTCTATGGAAAAAAAGCGGTCCTCCTCGTCTTCTGGGCTACATGGTGCCCCTCATGCCGTGAGGAGATCCCCGAGCTGAAGAAACTTGCCGAGTCCATGAAGGGCAAAAACTTCGAGATACTGGCGGTGAGTGTCAAGGAAAGCGCGAAGACCCTGCAGGCCTTCGCTGAGAAAGAGGCCATTCCCTACAGAGTCCTCAACGACTGGGACGGCCAGGTGGCAAAGCAGTATGGACTTGTGGGCGTCCCCACGAATTTCATCATAGACAGGAAGGGCGCGGTGCACTATTCAGGCCATGCCCTCCCCGATGACCCCCACGCACTGCTGGAGCCTCTGACGAAATAG
- a CDS encoding cytochrome c biogenesis protein CcdA, with protein MNEFVGHLGSYLTSSPLLAFAAVFLGGILTSFEPCIYTMLPITVSFIGSQAGGSRFKGFFLSFVYVMGMALMYSALGAIAALTGSLFGEISQKPAVNLIMGNVCIILGLSMFDLFSIRMPSFIANLQSKKVGSGYVAIFFLGIFSGLVVGPCTAAVLGVTLAYVASKQNMLFGISLLFTYSLGMGLIILAIGTFAGILMSLPKAGPWMERVRRFMGAVLIGIGEYFIFIAGQKSI; from the coding sequence GTGAACGAGTTTGTCGGACACCTTGGAAGCTATCTCACGAGCTCACCCCTGCTTGCCTTCGCTGCAGTATTCCTGGGAGGCATACTGACAAGCTTTGAACCCTGCATTTATACCATGCTCCCCATTACGGTCAGCTTCATCGGGAGCCAGGCCGGCGGGTCAAGGTTTAAAGGCTTCTTCCTCTCCTTCGTCTATGTGATGGGAATGGCCCTCATGTACTCTGCCCTCGGGGCCATTGCCGCCCTCACGGGAAGCCTCTTTGGCGAGATCAGCCAGAAGCCCGCGGTGAACCTCATAATGGGGAATGTCTGCATTATCCTGGGCCTCTCCATGTTTGACCTCTTTAGCATCAGGATGCCGTCATTCATCGCCAACCTCCAGTCAAAGAAGGTAGGGAGCGGCTATGTGGCCATTTTCTTCCTGGGGATCTTCTCGGGCCTTGTCGTCGGCCCCTGCACGGCGGCGGTGCTCGGCGTCACGCTTGCCTACGTGGCGTCAAAGCAGAACATGCTCTTCGGCATCTCGCTTCTCTTCACTTACTCCCTCGGCATGGGGTTGATCATCCTGGCAATAGGGACTTTTGCCGGTATCCTCATGTCCCTCCCCAAGGCAGGGCCGTGGATGGAGCGGGTGAGGCGCTTCATGGGAGCGGTGCTCATCGGCATCGGGGAGTATTTTATTTTCATCGCGGGGCAGAAATCAATCTGA
- a CDS encoding thioredoxin domain-containing protein, whose protein sequence is MVKDVEEKTFQQEVLLERLPVLAYFQSEWCPSCRSLAPLVDKLSASMEDLVKVVKIDAIKDQKLAVDHAVLSTPTLIIFKEGKEVKRNLGFLGEGPLRSFVEKHL, encoded by the coding sequence ATGGTAAAAGACGTTGAAGAAAAAACCTTTCAGCAGGAGGTGCTGCTGGAAAGGCTCCCGGTCCTCGCCTACTTTCAGTCTGAGTGGTGCCCCTCATGCAGGTCCCTGGCCCCCCTTGTGGATAAGCTCTCGGCTTCAATGGAGGACCTGGTGAAAGTGGTAAAGATTGACGCCATAAAGGACCAGAAACTGGCCGTCGATCACGCTGTCCTCTCGACGCCCACCCTCATCATCTTCAAGGAGGGGAAAGAAGTGAAGAGAAATCTCGGGTTCCTCGGTGAAGGGCCTCTCAGGTCGTTTGTGGAGAAGCACCTGTGA
- a CDS encoding peptidylprolyl isomerase, whose protein sequence is MRFAILSTVVALLLLTAPVRGADAKQWDKTVVLRTSQGDIVLKLMPYVAPLACENFVRLVKKGYYNGLTFHRVIKGFMIQGGDPNGDGSGGSSIWGKDFKIEASTQVKFDKVGLLAMANSGPDSNGSQFFITTGVETTKHLNMKYTIFGKVTKGMEAVTKIENTPTGAEDKPLKAQKIIKAFIKESPKAGK, encoded by the coding sequence ATGCGATTCGCCATTCTGTCAACGGTCGTTGCGCTTCTGTTGCTCACCGCTCCGGTACGGGGAGCCGATGCGAAGCAGTGGGACAAGACAGTCGTTCTCAGGACAAGCCAGGGAGACATTGTGCTCAAGCTCATGCCCTACGTGGCACCCCTGGCCTGCGAGAATTTCGTGAGGCTTGTCAAGAAGGGATACTACAACGGCCTCACTTTTCACCGCGTCATCAAGGGCTTCATGATCCAGGGGGGCGATCCCAATGGCGACGGGTCCGGAGGATCATCCATCTGGGGTAAGGACTTCAAGATCGAGGCGAGCACCCAGGTGAAATTTGATAAAGTGGGCCTTCTCGCCATGGCGAACAGCGGCCCCGACTCAAACGGCAGCCAGTTTTTCATCACCACGGGCGTGGAGACCACCAAGCATCTCAATATGAAATATACCATCTTTGGCAAAGTGACCAAGGGTATGGAGGCAGTGACGAAAATAGAAAATACCCCCACGGGCGCTGAAGACAAGCCTCTCAAAGCTCAAAAGATAATAAAGGCCTTTATCAAGGAAAGCCCCAAGGCGGGAAAATGA